Proteins found in one Serratia plymuthica genomic segment:
- a CDS encoding peptidase domain-containing ABC transporter codes for MGNIIPTPVFQSEINECGLACIAMLAETQGISAPLTELRDRYPASQHGTSLAALCEILSELTVPTYPVAFEHQDLAALPLPAILHYGAGHYVLLAYRQGDYVCVMNPALGQQLLPFDALKAEISGYALVLDRDNAPVAATHVKRSGRWHIFSSLSMKDTAAIAGIYRLAAMTFFISLTLFIMPVMVGNAVNQVFSTAGETDFPYFYYLLAFVVSTVLALAARMVIERFIKNFVLLHSAAGFSRLLDNSLNFFNKRAPGEIFSRFVSWQMAAGQKIELDNSLRTDWIIGAIALVAMCYLNPMLALVPVAGMLLMGMVSIWAVYRDRHYTQQLQGKGAAQNDFILETIQGFSTIKSAGLAGQRREGFAAHALSLFTCLQRQKVYEQVKGSIYQLIGSLEMVLFMLLALPLLKSGALGLGAFFAYSFIREIFTSYTSKIFFSVLHKNQLHVIDERARDLFPTPPAGAGRSTCQLKDFNARLRYSSLTFAYDAGQPVLRDMSLALTRGECIAITGGSGAGKSTLLKVISCLLTPQQGQMELDGQPIESSAAQGLFFLQSQEDILFNASVLQNITLFAPSVPGQLVRVEQVLRVLGLAAAVAKLPGGVNALVRESHAGLSLGQRQRLLLARAMYSNNPVLVLDEPTANLDEETASQVVAALLAHCREHCKTLITVTHNRRLLPLFDRVLHMTEGRLEAVACAEAALKHHAAVE; via the coding sequence ATGGGAAATATTATTCCAACGCCGGTCTTTCAAAGTGAAATCAACGAGTGCGGATTGGCCTGCATCGCTATGTTGGCGGAAACCCAAGGGATCAGCGCGCCACTGACGGAGCTGCGGGATCGTTATCCGGCTTCTCAGCACGGTACTTCGCTGGCGGCGCTGTGCGAAATTCTGTCGGAGCTGACCGTGCCCACCTATCCGGTCGCGTTTGAGCATCAGGATCTGGCGGCGTTGCCTTTGCCGGCGATCCTGCATTACGGTGCCGGTCACTATGTGCTGCTGGCTTATCGGCAGGGCGACTATGTGTGCGTAATGAATCCGGCGCTGGGTCAGCAACTTTTGCCGTTCGATGCTTTGAAAGCGGAAATCAGCGGATACGCGCTGGTGTTGGATCGCGATAACGCGCCGGTCGCCGCTACCCACGTCAAGCGGAGCGGGCGTTGGCACATTTTTTCCAGCCTGAGCATGAAAGATACCGCCGCTATCGCCGGCATTTACCGTCTGGCGGCAATGACGTTCTTTATCTCGCTGACGTTATTCATCATGCCGGTGATGGTTGGCAATGCGGTTAATCAGGTATTTTCCACTGCGGGAGAAACGGACTTCCCCTATTTCTATTATCTGCTGGCGTTCGTAGTTTCCACCGTTCTGGCGCTGGCGGCTCGGATGGTTATCGAGCGTTTCATCAAGAATTTCGTGCTGTTGCACAGTGCGGCCGGTTTCTCCCGTTTACTTGATAATTCATTGAATTTCTTTAATAAACGCGCTCCTGGCGAAATTTTTAGCCGTTTTGTCAGTTGGCAAATGGCCGCCGGGCAAAAGATAGAGCTGGATAACAGCCTGCGCACCGACTGGATTATCGGTGCGATTGCGCTGGTGGCGATGTGTTATCTGAACCCGATGTTGGCACTGGTTCCGGTGGCCGGCATGTTGCTAATGGGCATGGTCAGCATCTGGGCCGTTTATCGCGATCGTCACTATACCCAGCAGTTACAGGGGAAAGGCGCAGCGCAAAATGACTTTATTCTGGAGACCATCCAGGGGTTTTCAACCATCAAATCCGCCGGGCTTGCCGGCCAGCGGCGAGAAGGATTCGCCGCTCACGCCCTTTCACTGTTTACCTGTCTGCAGCGGCAAAAGGTCTATGAACAGGTGAAAGGCAGTATTTACCAACTGATCGGCAGCCTGGAGATGGTGCTTTTCATGCTGTTGGCACTGCCGCTGCTGAAAAGTGGTGCGCTTGGCCTGGGGGCGTTTTTTGCCTACAGCTTTATCCGTGAGATTTTCACTTCTTATACCAGCAAGATCTTTTTTTCCGTCCTGCACAAAAACCAACTGCATGTAATCGATGAGCGTGCGCGCGATCTGTTCCCCACGCCCCCCGCCGGCGCAGGACGCAGTACCTGCCAGTTAAAGGATTTTAACGCCCGGCTGCGCTACAGCTCGCTGACCTTCGCCTATGATGCCGGCCAGCCGGTTCTGCGCGATATGTCGTTGGCGTTGACGCGCGGGGAGTGTATCGCCATTACCGGCGGTTCCGGTGCCGGCAAGAGCACTTTGCTGAAAGTCATTTCCTGCTTGCTGACGCCGCAGCAGGGTCAGATGGAGTTGGATGGTCAGCCGATAGAGAGCAGTGCGGCGCAGGGATTGTTTTTCCTGCAAAGCCAGGAGGATATTTTATTCAACGCCTCGGTGCTGCAGAACATTACGTTGTTTGCGCCATCGGTCCCGGGCCAGTTGGTTCGAGTAGAGCAGGTGCTGCGCGTGCTGGGTTTGGCTGCGGCGGTAGCGAAGCTGCCGGGAGGCGTGAATGCACTGGTGCGCGAGAGCCATGCCGGTTTGTCGCTGGGGCAGAGGCAGCGTCTGCTGTTGGCGCGGGCGATGTACAGCAATAACCCGGTACTGGTACTGGACGAACCGACGGCGAATCTGGATGAAGAGACTGCCAGCCAGGTGGTGGCTGCCTTGCTGGCGCATTGTCGGGAGCATTGCAAGACGCTGATCACCGTGACCCATAATCGGCGGTTGCTCCCTTTGTTTGATCGGGTTTTGCACATGACTGAGGGGCGATTGGAAGCCGTGGCTTGTGCTGAGGCGGCGTTGAAGCATCATGCGGCGGTTGAGTAA
- a CDS encoding acyl carrier protein encodes MEKYQILYERICTMLYEARELRLTSLSADVPLQQLGLDSLDYVELILLARREFGISLSAEMFLEQPDMTLGELCHYMSMQ; translated from the coding sequence ATGGAAAAGTATCAAATCCTGTATGAAAGGATTTGCACGATGCTGTATGAGGCCAGGGAGTTGAGGCTAACCTCTCTGTCTGCGGATGTGCCGCTCCAGCAGTTGGGCCTGGACAGTCTGGATTATGTGGAACTGATACTTTTGGCGAGACGAGAGTTCGGTATTTCGCTAAGTGCGGAAATGTTTCTCGAGCAGCCGGATATGACATTAGGGGAACTGTGCCATTATATGTCCATGCAATAG
- a CDS encoding efflux RND transporter periplasmic adaptor subunit → MRRLSKMPRKKTVVRLVIAIAILVPIAGMLALLSRPTAVELPAAVRIDRGDIEKNVLATGILKPVQQVNVGAQVNGQLKKLYVKQGDRVVQGQLLAEIDPTLQHNELRKSQAELQSAQAQKLASEAQLTQYRLELIRQTALHRDRAGVPSDLEKARAQRDAQLAQLKVNEAQIIQAEMALETAKANLAFTRIVAPIDGEVLGIVTQEGQTIVSSQSAPTILVLANVDTMMVHTRISETDILKVRTGQPLWFYVAADPKRRFDSAMGVIQQAPAEALEADPLGRNLSQQASAVYYNGVFAIANGDRRLRTAMTAQVFIITDRATGVVRVPMAALGEPQGTDRYLVQVRQGKQVLARRVLIGIHDRRYAEVVQGLSEGEWVLLAPQADAGENHDH, encoded by the coding sequence ATGCGGCGGTTGAGTAAGATGCCGCGGAAAAAAACGGTTGTGCGTCTGGTTATTGCGATAGCCATTTTGGTACCGATTGCCGGAATGTTGGCGCTGCTCAGCCGGCCGACTGCGGTCGAGCTGCCGGCTGCGGTACGCATCGATCGCGGCGACATAGAGAAAAACGTATTGGCCACCGGCATTTTGAAACCGGTTCAGCAGGTCAACGTCGGCGCACAGGTTAATGGGCAGTTGAAAAAACTGTATGTCAAACAAGGCGATCGCGTTGTTCAGGGGCAGTTGCTGGCTGAAATAGATCCGACCTTGCAGCATAACGAACTCCGTAAATCACAAGCTGAGCTGCAAAGCGCGCAGGCGCAGAAACTGGCGAGCGAGGCGCAACTGACGCAGTATCGGCTGGAATTGATACGCCAGACCGCGCTGCATCGCGATCGCGCCGGGGTGCCCAGCGATTTGGAGAAGGCCAGAGCGCAGCGGGATGCTCAACTGGCTCAACTCAAGGTGAATGAGGCGCAAATCATCCAGGCGGAAATGGCGCTGGAAACCGCCAAGGCCAACCTGGCCTTCACTCGCATCGTGGCACCGATTGACGGAGAAGTGCTGGGCATAGTGACTCAGGAAGGGCAAACCATCGTGTCTTCGCAGAGTGCGCCGACCATTTTGGTACTGGCCAACGTAGATACCATGATGGTGCATACGCGAATATCGGAAACCGACATCCTTAAGGTGCGTACCGGGCAGCCGCTGTGGTTCTACGTTGCGGCCGATCCCAAACGGCGCTTTGACAGTGCCATGGGGGTTATACAGCAGGCGCCGGCCGAAGCGCTGGAGGCGGATCCTCTGGGCAGAAATCTGAGCCAACAGGCGTCGGCAGTGTATTACAACGGCGTTTTTGCCATCGCCAATGGCGATCGTCGGCTACGCACCGCCATGACGGCGCAGGTGTTTATTATTACCGACCGTGCAACGGGCGTCGTGCGGGTGCCGATGGCGGCGCTTGGCGAACCGCAGGGAACCGATCGGTATTTGGTACAGGTACGGCAGGGAAAGCAGGTTCTGGCGCGTCGGGTGCTCATTGGTATTCACGATCGTCGTTACGCTGAAGTTGTGCAGGGCCTGAGCGAAGGGGAGTGGGTGCTGCTGGCGCCGCAGGCAGATGCGGGGGAGAACCATGACCACTAA
- a CDS encoding beta-ketoacyl-[acyl-carrier-protein] synthase family protein — protein MDKEIHPKRVVVTGYGAVTALGMNVQQNWQAIMEYRLAYRYHDKSAAGIRSRFFALMDQEPPLDGISQSTRRRLPRFARLALAAATEAVEMAFSSASVGPAHFYPSLDCGVIIGSGWGGQDEILLSNADYLRSGLGQLFGAFHSMPNIATAICSQRWLLRGYQNSPAAACATGSIAIGDAFEVIRSGRASVMLAGAAESLSGNGALWNIDVLRVLAQEQHDVTKASCPFSRDRNGFVLAEGAAVLCLEERDAALARGAAILGEIKGYGNCSDAFDLTAPAEDKQARVKSICQALDQAGLRNHEVDYINAHGTSTLLNDLNETEAIKLALGQDAYQTPISSTKSYTGHLIAASGSFESIICLLALQQQIMPATCHLNEADPACDLDYIPEGHRHGRLRNVMNLSFGFGGANAVLVFGKHDIEDKEL, from the coding sequence ATGGATAAGGAAATACATCCGAAGCGGGTGGTAGTCACCGGCTATGGTGCGGTGACTGCCCTGGGCATGAATGTGCAGCAAAACTGGCAGGCCATCATGGAATATCGTCTGGCGTATCGCTATCATGATAAGTCGGCGGCGGGAATACGCTCGCGCTTTTTTGCGCTGATGGACCAAGAGCCGCCTCTGGATGGGATCTCTCAGTCCACTCGCCGGCGGTTGCCGCGTTTTGCCCGGTTGGCGTTGGCAGCGGCGACGGAGGCGGTCGAAATGGCATTCTCCTCGGCCTCGGTTGGGCCGGCTCATTTTTACCCTTCGCTGGACTGCGGCGTTATTATCGGCAGCGGATGGGGTGGGCAGGACGAAATATTACTTAGCAATGCGGATTATTTGCGTTCCGGATTGGGGCAACTGTTCGGTGCCTTCCACTCGATGCCCAACATTGCGACGGCGATCTGCAGCCAGCGCTGGCTTTTGAGGGGATATCAGAATTCACCTGCGGCGGCTTGCGCTACCGGCAGTATCGCCATTGGCGACGCGTTTGAGGTTATTCGCAGCGGCCGGGCCTCAGTGATGCTGGCTGGCGCTGCGGAATCGCTGAGCGGTAATGGTGCACTCTGGAATATCGATGTGTTGCGCGTGTTGGCTCAGGAACAGCATGATGTCACCAAAGCCAGCTGTCCGTTCAGCCGTGATCGCAATGGCTTTGTACTGGCGGAGGGGGCGGCGGTACTGTGCCTGGAAGAGCGTGATGCCGCTCTGGCGCGTGGTGCGGCGATATTGGGCGAAATCAAAGGCTACGGTAATTGTTCGGATGCCTTTGATCTTACCGCACCGGCGGAAGATAAACAGGCGAGGGTGAAAAGCATATGCCAGGCACTGGATCAGGCGGGCCTGCGCAATCACGAGGTCGATTATATCAACGCGCATGGGACCTCAACGCTGCTCAATGATCTGAACGAAACGGAAGCGATTAAACTGGCTTTGGGTCAGGATGCCTACCAAACCCCGATTTCGAGCACCAAATCTTACACCGGCCATCTGATTGCAGCCTCCGGCAGCTTTGAGTCCATTATCTGCCTGTTGGCATTGCAGCAGCAGATAATGCCGGCTACCTGCCATTTGAATGAAGCAGATCCGGCCTGCGATCTCGACTATATCCCTGAAGGACACCGCCACGGGCGTTTGAGGAATGTCATGAACCTCAGCTTTGGCTTTGGCGGGGCGAACGCGGTACTGGTATTCGGCAAGCACGATATTGAGGACAAGGAGCTATGA
- a CDS encoding ABC transporter permease: protein MTTNAAAVIVLENVSRDFIAGEQRIRVLNQVSLRIDRGEMVAIVGASGSGKSTLMNIIGCLDQPTQGSVRINDVAIQQADGDRLAQLRSRHIGFIFQRYHLVPYLTASENVAIPALYTAMPAAERRRRARHLLARLGLFARTEHRPAQISGGQQQRVSIARALMNGAEIILADEPTGALDSVSGQELMGILHELHAAGHTIVVVTHDRQIAEQAQRIIEIGDGEIVGDHRKSARPVLAGKSPPTLPTPLGRAHLGPALSGAIRMAWRSLLGHRVRALLSMLGIIIGIAAVVSSIAIGEGARRNILDEISRLGTSTLEIRPGLGWEKTRPDFERSLSLRDVTLLSTLPYVDSVSPVASAQVLAVREGKQVQLPVMGVGSGYFRTQGIRLISGSIFTPQDLDEREPVAIIDTQLRQALFSPQQDPAGEVVQLAGIPHRVIGVAERKGANYAGAQPLAWLPYTSLKGRIAGDTPLESIVLRVSEGLSLTNAQRDVTQRLMLEHGRRDFFTLTDDQMTKAIQSASDSMTWLITAIAGISLLVGGVGVMNIMLVSVTERTHEIGIRLAVGAREKDIQRQFLVEAVVICSLGGALGIACSALASLALAWLAPQMVMVFTWPPLLLACGFSALIGVGFGLFPARTAARLQPVEALARE from the coding sequence ATGACCACTAACGCAGCCGCAGTCATTGTTCTGGAGAATGTTTCCCGTGATTTTATTGCCGGCGAGCAAAGGATAAGGGTATTGAATCAGGTTTCGTTGCGTATCGATCGCGGCGAAATGGTGGCGATCGTCGGCGCCTCCGGTTCCGGAAAATCGACGCTGATGAATATTATCGGCTGCCTGGACCAGCCCACTCAGGGTTCGGTGCGTATCAACGATGTGGCGATTCAGCAGGCCGACGGCGATCGGTTGGCGCAGTTACGCAGTCGCCATATCGGCTTTATTTTCCAGCGTTACCATCTGGTGCCCTATCTGACGGCCAGCGAAAACGTGGCGATCCCTGCGCTGTATACCGCCATGCCGGCCGCCGAGCGTCGGCGGCGGGCGCGGCATCTGCTGGCCCGTCTGGGGCTGTTTGCGCGAACTGAACATCGCCCGGCCCAGATTTCCGGCGGGCAGCAGCAGCGAGTGAGCATTGCCCGAGCACTGATGAACGGCGCGGAGATCATCCTGGCGGATGAGCCCACCGGCGCTTTGGACAGCGTCAGCGGTCAGGAATTGATGGGTATCCTGCATGAGTTGCATGCCGCCGGACATACCATTGTCGTGGTGACGCACGATCGTCAGATTGCCGAACAGGCGCAACGGATCATTGAGATTGGTGACGGGGAGATCGTCGGCGATCATCGAAAGAGCGCGCGGCCGGTCTTGGCCGGTAAATCGCCACCGACTCTGCCTACACCGCTTGGCAGGGCGCATTTGGGGCCGGCATTGAGCGGGGCGATCCGTATGGCGTGGCGTTCCTTGCTGGGGCATCGGGTGCGGGCGCTACTGTCGATGCTGGGTATTATCATCGGTATCGCTGCGGTGGTTTCTTCGATCGCCATCGGTGAAGGGGCCAGGCGAAATATTCTTGATGAAATAAGCCGGCTTGGCACCAGTACCCTTGAAATTAGGCCGGGTCTCGGATGGGAGAAAACCCGGCCGGATTTCGAGCGTTCACTGAGCCTGCGGGACGTCACGCTGTTGTCGACATTACCTTACGTCGACAGCGTCTCTCCTGTTGCCAGCGCTCAGGTGTTGGCCGTTCGGGAGGGGAAGCAGGTACAGCTTCCCGTGATGGGCGTAGGCAGCGGTTATTTCCGTACGCAAGGTATCCGTCTGATTTCCGGCAGCATCTTTACTCCGCAGGATCTGGACGAGCGCGAGCCGGTGGCGATTATCGATACGCAGCTCAGGCAGGCACTGTTTTCCCCCCAACAGGATCCCGCAGGCGAGGTTGTTCAGTTAGCGGGTATCCCCCATCGGGTGATCGGCGTGGCTGAGCGCAAGGGGGCCAACTATGCCGGTGCCCAGCCGCTTGCCTGGCTGCCTTATACCTCCCTGAAAGGTCGTATTGCGGGCGATACGCCGCTGGAGTCGATCGTGCTGCGGGTGAGTGAAGGACTCTCCTTGACGAATGCTCAGCGCGACGTGACGCAACGTCTGATGTTGGAACATGGACGACGGGATTTCTTCACGCTTACCGACGATCAGATGACAAAGGCCATACAGAGTGCATCTGACTCCATGACCTGGCTGATTACCGCCATTGCCGGCATTTCACTGCTGGTAGGGGGGGTAGGCGTGATGAACATTATGCTGGTATCGGTTACCGAACGAACCCATGAAATAGGCATCAGACTGGCGGTCGGTGCCAGAGAAAAGGACATCCAGCGTCAGTTTCTGGTTGAAGCAGTGGTGATTTGCAGCTTGGGTGGCGCGTTGGGTATTGCCTGTTCTGCATTGGCCAGCCTGGCGCTCGCCTGGCTGGCACCCCAGATGGTCATGGTGTTCACCTGGCCGCCATTGCTGCTCGCCTGCGGTTTTTCAGCGTTGATTGGCGTTGGGTTTGGCCTCTTCCCCGCGCGTACCGCAGCGCGTTTGCAACCTGTAGAGGCGCTGGCGCGCGAATGA
- a CDS encoding efflux transporter outer membrane subunit encodes MNRFLILALVMLLNGGCGQRSPGVGARQQIALPQQWRVNDESAGAVRGDATWWDNFNDPQLSALIGSVLASNQDLALAGLQLRMALLDAGLVSGNLTPDLTASLSGSHSKALRNAVRQESYRGTLSLSYELDLWGKLARAREQAEWQANASELDRQNTALVLIGSSARLYWQIANLNRQSSNQQAALTIAQDTLQLVKARHAAGDIGQFELLQAGQRVLERGNQLSDLRRQREDARNSLALLFGQSPLMRRWERQSLAIESVAIVQRQPVAVIAQRPDVQAAERRLRAALAGAEVARLSFYPALSLSAALDAGSQVFRQWFGDPTGTVGGALTLPFIEWRKMRLTGEKALLQAQQAEIQFRDAAYRALADVDNAMEQRLDAQRQIGNQRELLAMSRQGVLLAQRQYRSGAVSLQTLLDAQDALLSGENTLSELQYRYLNATMQLWLALGGVASGDDKEKGDRHG; translated from the coding sequence ATGAACAGATTTTTAATTTTGGCTCTGGTGATGCTGCTGAACGGCGGCTGTGGCCAGCGATCGCCGGGCGTGGGAGCACGGCAACAGATTGCGCTACCGCAACAATGGCGCGTTAACGACGAGAGTGCCGGCGCGGTGCGTGGAGATGCGACATGGTGGGATAATTTTAACGATCCCCAGTTGTCGGCGCTGATCGGCAGCGTACTGGCAAGCAATCAGGACCTGGCGCTGGCCGGATTGCAATTGCGCATGGCTCTGCTGGATGCCGGGCTGGTGAGCGGCAATCTGACTCCGGATCTGACGGCAAGCCTGAGCGGTAGCCACAGTAAGGCATTACGCAACGCCGTGCGGCAAGAGAGTTATCGGGGCACGTTGTCCCTGAGCTATGAACTGGATTTATGGGGCAAACTGGCGCGGGCTCGCGAACAGGCGGAATGGCAGGCCAATGCCTCTGAGCTGGATCGGCAAAACACGGCGCTGGTGCTGATCGGCTCCAGCGCCCGTTTGTATTGGCAGATAGCCAATCTAAACCGGCAAAGCAGCAATCAACAGGCTGCGTTAACGATCGCCCAAGACACCTTGCAACTGGTGAAGGCGCGTCATGCCGCGGGTGACATCGGGCAATTTGAGCTGTTGCAGGCCGGGCAAAGGGTGCTGGAGCGGGGAAATCAACTGAGCGATCTACGCCGGCAGCGGGAGGATGCGCGCAATTCGCTGGCACTGCTGTTTGGCCAATCGCCGTTGATGCGGCGTTGGGAGCGGCAGTCGCTGGCAATCGAAAGCGTGGCGATTGTTCAACGTCAGCCGGTGGCGGTGATTGCGCAGCGGCCCGACGTGCAGGCGGCAGAGCGCCGATTGCGAGCAGCGTTGGCGGGAGCGGAAGTGGCCAGGCTAAGTTTCTATCCGGCACTGAGTCTGTCTGCCGCTCTGGACGCCGGTAGCCAGGTATTCAGGCAATGGTTCGGCGATCCGACGGGGACGGTGGGCGGCGCGTTGACGTTGCCGTTTATCGAGTGGCGCAAGATGCGGCTGACCGGTGAAAAAGCGTTGCTACAGGCACAGCAGGCGGAGATTCAGTTTCGTGATGCTGCCTATCGCGCCCTGGCAGATGTGGATAACGCTATGGAGCAGCGTCTGGATGCGCAGCGGCAAATCGGCAATCAGCGAGAGCTGCTGGCGATGAGCCGGCAAGGGGTGCTTTTAGCGCAGCGCCAGTATCGGTCTGGTGCCGTGTCGCTGCAGACACTGCTGGATGCTCAGGACGCGCTGCTGTCCGGCGAAAATACGTTGTCGGAGCTGCAGTACCGTTATCTGAACGCCACCATGCAGCTTTGGTTGGCTTTGGGCGGCGTGGCATCCGGCGATGATAAAGAAAAAGGGGATCGGCATGGATAA
- a CDS encoding ABC transporter: MRLFSVRVYLAWKNALDGMARYTLAVTGLGDRLSCFLLRHIDYRLWLGVRRRLHCRRLLPRGLRNRGAVAAANRYSLLGSRNPQDFTWLMQRRRLLDLAAVYAHNAQLLGQIARCSAQLNRVVEPLHRAGDPVLLAPMHTVSDVLATLVGAGVYPGRATVIVSGDAQEYVRQAPAHQWQQHLDYCSIHDDRRLIAGKLAQAVLEAADHGRNIILFPDITPDYTLHGNKDPSAKQACPLFERPAQLHSGIVRLSRALRAQVVFYSLYYDHGVHIHIDEPVSAENVSHALPGIVERAMVRHADDWLLWHSHSLFFINE, encoded by the coding sequence ATGCGCCTGTTTTCGGTCCGGGTGTATCTGGCGTGGAAAAACGCTCTCGACGGTATGGCTCGCTATACCCTGGCCGTGACCGGGCTGGGCGACAGACTGTCGTGCTTCCTACTGCGACATATCGACTACCGCCTTTGGTTAGGCGTTCGGCGTCGGCTGCACTGCCGCCGGCTATTGCCGCGCGGTTTGCGCAACCGAGGCGCAGTGGCCGCAGCGAATCGCTACAGCTTGCTGGGAAGCCGCAATCCACAGGATTTTACGTGGTTGATGCAACGACGACGGTTACTGGATCTGGCCGCGGTGTATGCGCACAACGCCCAACTTTTGGGCCAGATCGCCCGGTGCTCAGCACAGCTCAATCGGGTGGTGGAGCCACTGCATCGGGCCGGCGACCCGGTGCTGCTGGCACCTATGCATACGGTTTCCGACGTGCTTGCCACGCTGGTCGGTGCAGGCGTCTATCCGGGACGGGCCACGGTGATTGTTTCGGGGGATGCGCAAGAGTATGTGCGGCAGGCACCGGCGCATCAATGGCAACAACACCTCGACTATTGCTCGATTCACGACGATCGGCGGCTGATTGCCGGCAAACTGGCGCAGGCCGTGCTGGAGGCTGCGGATCACGGGCGCAATATCATTCTGTTCCCGGATATCACGCCGGATTACACCCTGCACGGCAATAAGGATCCGTCGGCCAAACAGGCGTGCCCTTTGTTCGAACGTCCGGCGCAGTTGCACAGCGGCATTGTCCGTCTGTCGCGTGCGTTGCGGGCGCAGGTGGTGTTTTATTCGCTGTATTACGACCACGGGGTCCACATTCATATCGATGAACCGGTCTCTGCGGAAAATGTCAGTCACGCTTTGCCAGGGATAGTTGAACGCGCAATGGTTCGCCACGCGGACGACTGGTTGTTATGGCATTCACATTCATTGTTTTTTATTAATGAATAA